In a genomic window of Telopea speciosissima isolate NSW1024214 ecotype Mountain lineage chromosome 5, Tspe_v1, whole genome shotgun sequence:
- the LOC122661300 gene encoding uncharacterized sugar kinase slr0537-like translates to MGAEELLQGLLPKRDSEAPLVLGLQASALVDHVARVDWSLLDQISGERGGSQPVAIEELEHILNELKTHILPTPDDPSPIITIAGGSVANTIRGLTVGFQVTSGIIGAFADDEQGRLFVHNMSSNGVNLSRLKLKKGTTAQCVCLVDAVGNRTMRPCLSNAVRLQADELTREDFTGSKWLVVRYAISNLEVIRAAIRIAKQEGVSVSLDLASFEMVRNFKSPLLELLESGDIDLCFANEDEAKELLRGEQNADPEAAVEFLAKHCQWAVVTLGPNGCIVKHGTEMVRLSAIGGTHATDATGAGDLFASGFLYGLEKGLSLEDCCRVGSCSGASVIRSLGGEVTPENWQWMYKQMEIKGLSLPDFCKP, encoded by the exons ATGGGGGCTGAAGAACTACTACAGGGTCTCCTGCCCAAGAGGGACAGTGAGGCTCCTCTCGTTCTTGGACTTCAGGCATCTGCCCTTGTTGATCATGTCGCTAGGGTGGATTGGTCTTTGCTGGACCAGATTTCCGGAGAGAGAGGTGGCTCTCAGCCG GTTGCTATTGAAGAGCTGGAGCATATATTAAATGAGCTGAAAACCCACATTCTTCCAACCCCTGATGATCCTTCTCCCATCATAACAATAGCTGGTGGAAGCGTAGCTAATACGATCCGAGGTCTGACCGTGGGCTTCCAGGTCACATCTGGAATAATTGGGGCCTTTGCAGATGATGAGCAGGGCCGCTTGTTTGTACATAATATGAGCTCTAATGGAGTGAACCTTTCAAGATTAAAGTTGAAGAAGGGAACCACGGCACAA TGTGTTTGTTTAGTTGATGCAGTAGGCAATCGGACTATGCGACCCTGTCTGTCAAATGCTGTTAGGCTTCAG GCAGATGAATTAACTAGAGAGGATTTTACAGGTTCCAAG TGGTTAGTTGTGAGATATGCGATTTCCAATCTGGAAGTTATTCGTGCGGCAATTAGGATTGCTAAACAAGAGGGAGTATCTGTCTCCCTGGATTTGGCCAGTTTTGAG ATGGTACGAAACTTCAAGTCACCCCTTCTTGAATTACTTGAATCTGGGGATATTGACCTCTGTTTTGCCAATGAGGATGAAGCAAAAGAGCTGCTAAG GGGTGAGCAAAATGCTGATCCAGAGGCTGCTGTGGAGTTCCTGGCCAAACATTGTCAATGGGCTGTGGTTACTTTAGGCCCTAATGGATGCATAGTGAAACATGGGACAGAG ATGGTCAGACTTTCAGCTATAGGGGGAACACACGCAACTGATGCAACTGGAGCAGGTGACCTCTTTGCAAGTGGGTTCTTGTATGGGTTGGAGAAAGGGCTATCTCTTGAGGACTGCTGCAGAGTGGGCTCCTGCAGTGGTGCGTCTGTCATCCGTTCACTTGGGGGTGAGGTTACACCAGAGAACTGGCAATGGATGTATAAGCAAATGGAAATTAAAGGCCTCTCACTTCCTGATTTCTGCAAGCCCTAA